One segment of Pelecanus crispus isolate bPelCri1 chromosome 2, bPelCri1.pri, whole genome shotgun sequence DNA contains the following:
- the STEAP4 gene encoding metalloreductase STEAP4, producing MNKNSSNKMAMAPNTSKKRETVCIFGTGDFGRALGHKMIQSGYPVVFGSRSTQTSSLIPKHAEVLSHAEAAQKAAIIIIAIQRQHYNFLMPLAEILHGKVLVDVSNNSKINEYPESNAEYLAQLVPGAKVVKAFNTVSAWALQSGTLDANRQVFVCGDDTEAKQMVMDIVRALGLTPLDQGSLLAAQEIENYPLQLFPMWKFPILLSLGLITFFFFYCLIRDVIYPYVYEKKDVSFFIAISIPNRICPILALILLALVYLPGVLAAIIQLYRGTKYHRFPDWLDKWMLCRKQLGLVALAFASLHVLYTLVIPIRSFVRWRISSRTISLALNNQTEPLNTTNAWLSDSYLALGILGFFLFVLLGITSLPSVSNNVNWREFKFVQSKLGYLTLVLCTAHTLVYGGNRFLSPSSYRWYLPNAYMLSLIVPCIVLVVKFVLIFPCLDKPLTRIRQGWERNPQYSEQSNYIINKSAV from the exons atgaaTAAAAATTCTTCCAACAAAATGGCTATGGCTCCTAACACTTCTAAGAAAAGAGAGACAGTGTGCATATTTGGAACTGGAGATTTTGGAAGAGCTCTGGGGCATAAAATGATTCAGTCTGGCTACCCTGTTGTGTTTGGAAGCCGGAGCACACAGACATCCAGCCTGATTCCCAAGCATGCAGAGGTGCTGAGCCACGCAGAGGCAGCGCAAAAAGCTGCCATCATCATTATCGCAATCCAGAGGCAACATTACAACTTCCTTATGCCACTGGCAGAAATTCTCCATGGAAAAGTCTTGGTGGATGTAAGCAACAACTCAAAAATAAACGAGTATCCTGAATCCAACGCAGAGTATCTTGCTCAGCTGGTGCCCGGCGCTAAGGTTGTGAAAGCCTTTAACACTGTGTCAGCCTGGGCCTTGCAGTCGGGCACATTGGATGCAAACCGGCAG GTGTTTGTCTGTGGAGATGACACAGAAGCTAAACAAATGGTGATGGATATTGTTCGTGCACTGGGTCTCACTCCGTTAGATCAGGGATCCCTCTTGGCTGCTCAGGAAATAGAAAATTACCCTCTGCAGCTCTTTCCAATGTGGAAGTTTCCTATCCTTTTGTCCCTTGGCCTAATCacattcttcttcttctactgTTTGATTCGTGATGTAATTTACCCttatgtttatgaaaaaaaagacGTTTCATTTTTTATTGCAATTTCCATTCCAAATCGGATCTGCCCTATATTGGCACTCATCCTTCTTGCCTTGGTTTATCTTCCTGGTGTACTTGCTGCAATTATTCAGTTATACAGAGGTACCAAATACCACCGTTTCCCTGACTGGCTGGACAAATGGATGCTGTGTAGGAAACAACTTGGACTAGTAGCCTTGGCATTTGCTTCTCTGCACGTTTTGTACACTCTGGTTATCCCAATTCGCTCCTTTGTAAGATGGAGAATCAGCAGTCGAACCATCTCCCTG GCACTGAACAATCAAACAGAACCACTCAACACCACTAATGCCTGGCTTAGTGACTCTTATTTGGCTTTGGggattttaggattttttttatttgttcttctgGGAATAACTTCCTTGCCTTCAGTCAGCAACAATGTCAACTGGCGAGAATTTAAATTTGTACAG TCCAAACTGGGATATCTGACACTGGTTTTGTGCACTGCACACACGTTGGTTTATGGTGGAAACCGGTTCCTGAGCCCATCATCATACAGATGGTATCTTCCAAACGCCTATATGCTCTCCCTCATTGTTCCATGTATTGTATTGGTTGTTAAATTTGTGCTTATATTTCCTTGCCTAGACAAACCTCTCACACGAATTCgacagggctgggagagaaaCCCCCAATACTCAGAACAGTCAAATTACATTATCAACAAGTCTGCTGTATAA